The following are encoded together in the Anopheles nili chromosome 3, idAnoNiliSN_F5_01, whole genome shotgun sequence genome:
- the LOC128726607 gene encoding solute carrier family 25 member 35-like — MEFLFGGASSMCAVVFTNPLDVLKTRQQLEGELIAKHNLKERAYKGIRQSLITVLRTDGLRGLQKGLPAAILFQFSMNSVRLGTYQTAENLGWTRNPTHPLLNPLLSVFWGGFAGLASATVSCPFYVVKTQLQAVTAGSYTARYQHHHSGTWVAFGNIYRQSGIRGLFRGYPASVARLVVGSAAEMSTFSLCKKFLWRYEVFQESIVLTALASSTVAGFFTSVLMSPCDVVTTRITNQAVSATGKGLLYSNIFDCFAKIYRSEGVHGFYKGFFPMYLRVAPHTMLNLTFWELFKGLYERFNKQ; from the exons ATGGAGTTTCTATTTGGTGGTGCTTCTTCCATGTGTGCGGTAGTATTCACGAACCCGCTGGACGTTTTAAAAACCCGCCAACAGCTCGAGGGTGAACTGATAGCGAAACATAATCTCAAGGAGCGGGCTTACAAAGGCATCCGCCAGTCTTTGATCACAGTGCTCCGCACCGATGGACTACGAGGTCTGCAAAAAGGACTTCCGGCTGCAATTCTGTTTCAATTCTCAATGAATAGTGTGCGTTTGGGAACGTACCAAACTGCTGAGAATCTCGGATGGACAAGGAACCCGACGCATCCCTTGCTGAATCCACTTCTCTCGGTGTtctggggtggttttgcaGGACTGGCTAGTGCTACAGTATCCTGCCCTTTTTATGTAGTAAAGACGCAACTTCAAGCCGTCACAGCTGGTTCATACACGGCCCGATATCAGCACCATCACAGTGGAACCTGGGTGGCCTTTGGCAATATATACCGGCAAAGTGGCATACGAGGATTGTTCCGTGGGTATCCAGCCTCTGTGGCTCGGCTGGTTGTTGGATCTGCTGCTGAAATGTCTACGTTTAGCTTGTGCAAAAAGTTTCTCTGGCGCTATGAAGTCTTCCAAGAGTCGATCGTGCTAACGGCGCTGGCTAGCAGCACTGTCGCAGGATTTTTCACCAGCGTCTTGATGTCTCCCTGTGATGTCGTGACGACAAGAATAACCAACCAAG CCGTGTCCGCTACCGGCAAGGGTTTACTGTACAGCAACATCTTCGACTGTTTCGCAAAGATCTACCGATCTGAGGGGGTCCACGGATTCTACAAAGGTTTCTTTCCGATGTACCTGCGTGTCGCCCCACACACCATGCTGAATCTCACATTCTGGGAGCTCTTCAAGGGCCTCTACGAACGCTTCAATAAGCAATAA